From Acidobacteriota bacterium, one genomic window encodes:
- a CDS encoding replication-associated recombination protein A, whose amino-acid sequence MQPLADRIRPATLDEFVGQPHLVGDDKPLRRAIEQKHIFSFILWGGPGTGKTSLARIYAHALDAEFHELSAVSAGKDSIRKIVDAPATRPRVLFLDEIHRFNKAQQDFLLPYVESGELTLIGATTENPSFEVIAALLSRMRVFVLKEHGEAEMERIIERTGVEMDEKARDWLIQMANGDARQAVTMIENTTQLYDRITVESLKNAAQSYLRYDKKGEEHYNTISAFIKSMRASQPDAAMYYLARMIESGEDPKFIARRMVIFASEDIGLAQPTALVVANAVFRACETIGIPEAAINLAHGVAYLANCKKDRSAYNALRAASDDVRKFGNLPIPMALRNAPTKLMKELKYGENYEPYTDDSLLPEKLKGKKYLK is encoded by the coding sequence ATGCAACCGCTTGCCGATCGAATCCGGCCCGCAACGTTAGACGAATTTGTCGGCCAGCCCCATCTGGTCGGCGACGATAAGCCTCTGCGCCGCGCGATCGAGCAGAAGCACATCTTCTCGTTTATTTTGTGGGGCGGGCCGGGAACCGGAAAAACGTCGCTCGCACGGATCTATGCGCACGCGCTCGATGCCGAATTCCACGAACTGTCGGCAGTTTCCGCCGGCAAGGACTCGATCCGCAAGATCGTCGATGCACCCGCAACCCGGCCCAGGGTTCTCTTTCTCGACGAAATTCATCGATTCAACAAGGCGCAGCAGGATTTTCTGCTGCCATACGTCGAAAGCGGCGAACTGACGCTGATCGGCGCGACGACCGAGAATCCCAGCTTCGAGGTCATCGCCGCGCTGCTTTCGCGAATGCGCGTCTTTGTCCTCAAGGAACACGGCGAAGCGGAAATGGAGCGGATCATCGAACGCACCGGCGTCGAAATGGATGAAAAAGCGCGCGACTGGCTGATTCAAATGGCTAACGGCGACGCGCGCCAGGCGGTGACGATGATCGAGAACACGACGCAACTCTATGATCGGATCACCGTCGAAAGTCTGAAAAACGCCGCGCAATCTTACCTGCGCTACGACAAAAAGGGCGAGGAACACTACAACACGATCAGCGCCTTCATCAAATCGATGCGCGCCAGCCAGCCGGACGCGGCGATGTATTATCTGGCGCGGATGATCGAATCGGGTGAAGACCCGAAGTTCATCGCGCGGCGAATGGTGATCTTCGCGTCCGAAGACATAGGGCTCGCGCAGCCGACGGCGCTCGTCGTCGCCAACGCCGTCTTTCGCGCCTGCGAAACGATCGGGATTCCCGAAGCGGCGATCAATCTCGCGCACGGCGTCGCATATCTCGCCAACTGCAAAAAAGACCGCAGCGCCTACAACGCGCTCCGCGCGGCGAGCGACGACGTCCGGAAGTTCGGAAACCTGCCGATTCCGATGGCGCTCCGCAACGCGCCGACGAAACTGATGAAGGAATTGAAATACGGCG
- a CDS encoding serine/threonine protein kinase gives MDHIPSPPELMATLPSVTNVEFIASGGFKAVFKAEVNGESEAVKLVLLPELTEPDLRNQITARVEREVKVLENCKNPFLVKIGSLNLEEKTIGAHDYLVYSEELLVGESLLDVIEKGRSPNQDELIILARCLMTALDEIAMLGHIHRDVKPGNIIFTGETERPFVLLDLGIAFKMHGTELTAPGAGPPGTMIYMAPELFQPNYKDLLDIRSDIYSAGVTIFEYAAGSHPLARTGENPYATLYRIVKMSPPRLQTLRPDLEDWFCEMVNRCIKKTPALRYRNPKAFCEELEKQI, from the coding sequence ATGGATCATATCCCAAGCCCACCCGAATTAATGGCGACGCTGCCAAGCGTGACCAACGTAGAATTTATTGCAAGCGGCGGATTCAAAGCCGTTTTCAAGGCTGAGGTGAACGGCGAAAGTGAAGCGGTCAAGCTGGTGCTACTACCAGAACTCACAGAACCAGACCTTCGCAATCAAATCACAGCTCGGGTCGAGCGTGAAGTCAAAGTTCTCGAAAACTGCAAGAATCCGTTTCTTGTGAAGATAGGCAGCCTCAACCTCGAAGAGAAGACCATCGGCGCGCACGACTATTTGGTGTACAGTGAGGAGCTCTTGGTTGGCGAATCCCTGCTTGATGTCATCGAAAAAGGACGCAGTCCAAATCAAGATGAATTGATCATATTAGCCCGCTGCTTGATGACAGCGCTCGATGAGATTGCGATGCTCGGCCATATTCACAGAGACGTGAAACCAGGTAACATCATTTTTACCGGTGAAACAGAACGACCATTCGTTTTGCTGGACCTCGGCATAGCCTTCAAGATGCACGGAACTGAGTTAACCGCGCCAGGCGCAGGACCGCCAGGAACGATGATTTACATGGCTCCCGAACTGTTTCAGCCAAATTATAAAGACTTGCTCGATATTCGCTCAGACATCTATTCGGCGGGCGTGACAATTTTCGAGTATGCGGCCGGAAGCCACCCGCTCGCAAGGACTGGCGAAAACCCGTATGCAACGCTTTACCGAATAGTGAAAATGTCACCACCAAGATTGCAAACGTTACGACCCGACCTTGAAGACTGGTTTTGTGAAATGGTCAACCGCTGCATAAAGAAAACTCCCGCCTTGCGGTACAGGAATCCAAAGGCTTTCTGCGAAGAATTGGAGAAACAAATATGA